One genomic window of Halobellus limi includes the following:
- a CDS encoding Era-like GTP-binding protein — translation MGLFTDLRDSISRAVDRMFSDSEPKRIGIYGPPNAGKTTLANRIARDWTGDAVGPESHIPHETRRARRKENVEIERNGKTVNIDIVDTPGVTTKVDYKEFLEHDMEKDDAVRRSREATEGVAEAMHWLREDVDGVIYVLDSTEDPFTQVNTMLIGIIESQDLPVLIFANKTDLDDSNVQRIANAFPQHETVPLSALEGNNMDEVYGKIAEYFG, via the coding sequence ATGGGACTGTTCACAGACCTCAGAGACAGCATCTCACGGGCCGTCGACCGGATGTTCTCGGACTCCGAGCCGAAACGGATCGGCATCTACGGACCGCCGAACGCCGGAAAGACGACCCTCGCAAACCGAATCGCACGTGACTGGACGGGTGACGCCGTCGGCCCGGAGAGCCACATCCCGCACGAGACACGCCGCGCACGTAGAAAAGAGAACGTCGAGATCGAACGCAACGGGAAGACCGTCAACATCGACATCGTCGACACGCCCGGCGTCACGACGAAAGTCGACTACAAGGAGTTCCTCGAACACGATATGGAGAAGGACGACGCCGTCCGGCGCTCACGGGAGGCGACCGAGGGCGTCGCGGAGGCGATGCATTGGCTCCGCGAGGACGTCGACGGCGTCATCTACGTGCTCGACAGCACCGAAGATCCGTTCACGCAGGTCAACACGATGCTCATCGGGATCATCGAGAGCCAGGACCTGCCCGTACTCATCTTCGCGAACAAGACCGACCTCGACGACTCGAACGTCCAGCGCATCGCGAACGCGTTCCCGCAGCACGAGACGGTTCCGCTGTCGGCGCTCGAGGGTAACAATATGGACGAAGTCTACGGGAAGATCGCGGAGTACTTCGGGTGA
- a CDS encoding DUF2073 domain-containing protein, protein MPEVTPGETGNGVQIDLISGARMEGLTSMEKIRLILDGVRDGNIVVLEEGLSPDEESKLIEVTMTEISPDEFNGIEIETYPQSGGGNKGFLGRLMGKESNKKLTVIGPANQIETLHKDENLISALVSRK, encoded by the coding sequence ATGCCGGAAGTCACACCAGGCGAAACCGGAAACGGCGTCCAGATCGACCTCATCAGCGGCGCCCGAATGGAGGGGCTGACGAGTATGGAGAAGATCCGACTCATCCTCGACGGGGTCCGCGACGGCAACATCGTCGTCCTCGAGGAGGGGCTCTCGCCCGACGAGGAGTCGAAACTCATCGAGGTCACGATGACCGAGATCAGCCCCGACGAGTTCAACGGGATCGAGATCGAGACGTATCCCCAGTCCGGCGGCGGGAACAAGGGGTTCCTCGGCCGGTTGATGGGCAAGGAGTCGAACAAGAAACTCACCGTCATCGGTCCGGCGAACCAGATCGAGACGTTACACAAAGACGAGAACCTCATCAGTGCGCTCGTCTCCCGGAAGTGA